Genomic segment of bacterium:
GAAACTGTAGCCCCACAGCCGGGCGACCCGCCACACCAGGTCGAGTGGGGACCGAGTAACCTCCCCCCATAACCCAAGCACGAGCATCGGAAAGTAGGCGACGGCGCTGGTCGCGATGTAAATGGGCGCGAGCGCGAGGGGTCGCTCGGGGTTGACAACGTGACGGAGATTCACGACCAGGTACGACACCAGAATCCAGAACGGGGTGAGGAGGCTGACGAGGTACATCGCGTAGTCCAGCCTCCGGCGAAGCGCCACGCGGGCCCGGAGCAGGGGCCACAGGTACGCAAAGCACACCCGAAGGTTCCCGGCCGCCCAGCGCCGGCGCTGGCGGAGGAACGCGGTGAAGTTCGTCACCCCCTCCTGCCAGACAACAGCCTCCGGACAGAACGTGACACGAAACCCCCCCAGGACGAGCCGGACCGTGAGATCGAGGTCTTCGGTGGACGCCCCGATGTGCCATCCCCCCACTTGACGGAGCGCCGAGGCCCACACCGCCTGACCCTGCCCCCCCAGGCCCACGGCGCCATCGAGGGCATCGCGGCCGAGTTGCATGACCTTGTGGAACGCCGCAAACTCATCATCCTGGCATGCGGCGAGCTGATGGGCATTCCGGTTGTAGATACGGACGCGCGCCTGCACCCCGGCGACCGAGGGGTCTAACGCCGCGACCAATGTCTTCAGAAAATCGGGTGCGATCAGGATGTCGGCGTCGAAGACGACGATGACGTCGCCCCGACAGTGGGGCAACGCGGCATTCAACGCCGCCGCCTTGCCGCCTCCCTCGATCGGGGAGCGGGTCAACACACGTAAGTGGTCGTGGCGGGTAGCGAGAGAGGCCAAGATGGCGCCCGTTTCATCGGCGGACGCATCGTCGATCGCGAGGATCTCGAATCGAGGGTGGCCGTCGGGTCCCCGGTAATCTTGCGCGGCGACCTCGGCGACCGTGGTCGCGATCACACGTTCCTCATTCCTGGCTGGGATGAGCACGGAGACAAACGGGAGCGGACCGAGCGCCGCGGGCCGGCGGCGGCGGATCCGGGTCGACCACATCGCCGCAGCCGTCACCTTCAGAATGTATAGGCCGAGAAGGAACAATCCGGCCTGGAGCGGACGGAGGTCTCCCGCCAGCAGTGGCCCGATGAGAACGGCGGTGATCACGACGATCAGGAACCCGGCGAGCCAGCCGTTGAGCGCGGTCTGACTCGCGGTCGCCTCCCCAGGCAGTGACGAAGCGCGCGTGTTCAGCCGGCCAGAACCGAGCGGTTCCGGACGGCTGGAGAATGAGGCGCTCATCTGCTGGGGAGATCCCTGGGTCGTATCGCGTTCGGCAAGGTCGAGTAGGCGAAGAGAGGATGCATGCCTGCACTCTTCGAGATGGTCTCACTGCAGTCCTCGTAGGGCGGATGAGTGGGCCGGGTGCGTCGTAGAGGTTCAATCCCGGTGCGGGGAGAACCATCGGGACGACCGGGCGCGATGCGCACAGGGCGACCCCGGTCCTCTGTCGACAGCGTGCGTCGCCCTGCCGTTGCTGATACCAGTAGGCCGGGAGGTCAGATGCATGCTGGTGCATCCATTGGTCGTCCATTTCCCTATCGCTTTCTGGCTGGCCAGCACGCTATTTGATGTCCTGGGGTGGCGGCGTCGCGAGGCAACGCTGTTCCGCGACATGGCGTTTTGGATGGTCGGACTCGGGCTCCTCGGCGCGGCGGCGAGCATTCTGTTCGGATGGACGGACCTCCTCGACCAGATGCGGCAGGGCGTCGGCACGGGGTTGCTGCTTCGCCACCGTGTGCACAGCTGGCTAGCATACATCTCGACCGCCATCTTCCTTGGGATCTTTATTTGGCGATGGCGGACGTCGAACCGGCTGAACCCGGGGCTTGTGCTCCTCTCGCTCCTCGGCGCCGGCCTGATCATGATCACCGGGTACCTCGGCGGGGACATGCGGTCCGTGATGTGAGCATGGATCTTGCCCACGAACTTCGGCGCGTTGTGCGCGGAGAGGTCCGCTTCGACCCGGTGTCGCGGGCCCTGTACAGCACCGACGCCAGCATCTACGAGATCGAGCCGATCGGCGTTGTTATCCCTCGTGACGCCGACGACGTTCAGGCGACGCTCGATGTCACCCGGCGCGCCCAGGTGCCCGTGCTCCCACGAGGGGGCGGAACGAGCCTGGCGGGGCAGACGGTCGGGCACGCCGTCGTGCTCGATTTCTCGAAGTACATGAACCGGGTGCTGGAGATCAACGCCGACGCCGGCTGGGCCCGGGTCCAGCCCGGCGTCGTGCGCAGCGAACTCACGGCGGCGCTCGCCTCGAGCAAGTTGATCTTTGGGCCGGAGACCTCTACGGCAAACCGCGCGACGATCGGGGGGATGATCGGCAATAACTCGTCCGGGTCGCGTTCGATCGTGTACGGGAAGACCGTGGACAGCGTCGTTTCCATCCAGGCCCTGCTCGCCGGAGGGGAACCGGTCACGTTCGGCCCGCTCCTCCCTGACGAAGTGGCCGCGCGGGCGCGTCTCGAGGGCCCCGAGGGCGTGCTCTATCGCCGAATCCCCGAGATTATCGAGCGGAACCGCGATGAGGTGGCGCGCCGCTTCCCCAAGGTTCAACGGCGCGTCGGCGGTTACAACCTCGACGAGTTTCCGCCGGGCGGCTCCATGAATCTCGCGAAGGTGATCGTCGGGTCGGAGGGGACGCTCGCCACAGTCACCGAGACCACCGTGCGCATCGTGCCCGGGCATCCGGCCTCCGTCGTGGCGGTGCTGCACTTCGACGACCTCATCCAGGCGCTGGAGATCACCCCCGAGGTCCTCGAGACCCAGCCGACCGCGGTCGAGGTGATCGACAAGATCGTCTTGGACATGGCCCGCGAGATGCGGGGCTATGCGCAGAAGATGACGTTCATCGAGGGCGATCCTGAGGTGCTGATCGCCGTCGAGTACGGCGGGGAGAGTCAGAAGGCGCTCATCCCACGCCTCGACGCGCTCGAAGCGCGGATGCGGCGGCGCGGGTTCCGGGGTGCCTTCGTGCGGGCGATCGACCCTGCCGCGCAAGCGAACCTCTGGCAGATCCGTGAGGCGGGGGTCGGCCTGCTGCTGGGGATGAAGACCGCCCGCAAGCCCGTCGCCTTCGTTGAGGACACGGCGGTCGCGCCCGAGCACGTCGCCGAATACGTCCGCCGGTTTCGCGAGATCGTCGAGCGGCACGGGACCCGGGCCTCGTTCTACGGGCACGCAAGCGTCGGCCTGCTCCATGCCCGGCCGATCCTGAATCTGAAGGATGCGCGCGACCTCGACACGATGCGCCAGATGGCCGACGAGATCAGCGATCTGGTTCAGGAGTTCGGCGGAGCGATGAGCGGGGAGCACGGAGACGGACTATCACGCAGCCACTTCAACGAAAAGCTCTTTGGTCCGCAACTGTACCAGGCGTTCCGGGAGGTAAAGGCCGCATTCGATCCGGAGTGGCGGATGAACCCCGGCAAGATCGTAGATGCGTCCCCCATGGTGGAGTCCCTCCGATTCAGTCCGGCGTACCATGCGGCGTCGATTCCCACGGTGCAGGACTTTGCAAGGGACGGTGGGTTCACCAACGCGGTGGAGTTGTGCAGCGGGGTGGGGGCCTGCCGGAAGGTTCGGATTGGGACCATGTGCCCGTCCTATATGGTCACGATGGAAGAAGAGCACAGCACCCGGGGGCGCGCAAACGCGCTGCGGGCGGCGCTCTCCGGTCAACTGCCCTTGGAGGCGTTGACCGGTCGCGAGTTGTACGAGGTGATGGACCTCTGCATCGGGTGCAAAGCGTGCAAAGCGGAGTGTCCCAGCAACGTGGACATGGCCAAGCTCAAACACGAGTTTCTGACCCATTACTACGGGGCTCACGGGGTACCCCTCCGAGCCCGGATGTTCGGCCAGGCCGCGATGTTAGGGAGGCTCGGGTCCGCGACCGCGCCCGTGTCGAACTGGATGCTCGGGAGCGCGCCCGTCCGGTGGGCGCTTCACCGGCTGGCCGGCATCGACTCCCGGCGGCGGCTTCCCGCTTTCACGCGTCAGCGGTTCTCCCGGTGGTTCAACTCCCGCTCTCGCCGCGGAGGCGCCCCGCGTGGTGCCGCGAGGTCCCTGCCGGGGGGCGGCCGCGTGGCGCTCCTCGTCGACACGTTCACCGAATTCTACTACCCGTCCATCGGGCAGGCGGCCGTGCGGCTGCTGGAAGCGGCAGGATGCCGCGTCGAGTTGGCGTCCTCGGAGTGCTGCGGGCGGCCGATGATCAGCAACGGGCTGCTGCGGGAGGCTCAAGCGTTGGCCCAACGGAACACCCGCCGCTTTGAACCGGTGGCGGATGCGGGCGTCCCCATCGTCGGCCTCGAACCATCGTGCACCGTGACGCTCAAGGACGAATATCCCGACCTCGTCCCGGGCCGCGCGGCGGAGACCGTGGCCCGCGCAACGTGGATGATTGAGGAATTTCTCGTCCACCTCTCCGCGCATGGCATCCGGCTGCCGTTCGCCCGCCGGGATCGCACGGTGCTCTTGCACGGACACTGCCATCAAAAGGCGATGGTTGGCACGCAGCCCTCGCTGTCCGCGCTCGGGTGGCTGCCGGGCGCAACCGTGCGGGAGGTAGATTCCGGGTGCTGCGGGATGGCGGGCTCTTTTGGCTATGAGGCGGAACACTACGAGGTTTCGCTGGCGATGGGCGAGCGAGCGTTGTTCAAAGCCGTCCGCGACCTGCCGCCGGACGCCCTCGTGATAGCCGCCGGGGCGTCATGCCGGCAGCAGATCCAACACGGCACGGGGCGCCGCGCGCTGCACCTAGTCGAGGCGCTCGCCGATGCCCTGGACGCTCCGTTGGGCTGATGCTACAATGCTGACGTTCGCGGTGGCCGTAGCTCAAGGGCAGAGCACCAGACTGTGGCTCTGGCTGTCAACTGATCTTCCTTCTCCTTCTCACCTCCTCTGCAACGCTTGATTGGCTTGGCCTGGCGAATGCCTGTGGATCGCCTCCACAGGTGAGCATCAAACTAACACCTCGCCTTCGTCGATAGCCCAGAGACCCCGTTCCCCTCGCGGCGGGGCTCTGCCGGTCTGGTCCGAGGCAGCCGGAGCATTGTAGCGGACCGGGGGCGCATCCCCCTCCGGGCCGGCGAGCCGCATGGGGCCCCTCCGCACTCTGAATGCGCGTAACCTTTCGCATAGAGGTCTTCGTCCTCAGGTCACGCCGCGTCCGCTCGCTTCGGTGGTCTCCCTCGCTGGGCTCTGATGGCTTACGTCCGGTCCCGCGGGTCTGTCTACATGAAGCGGAATCTGGAGATGCTCGAACGCAGTGGGGAGATCCGCAAGGTTCAGGTCACGCGAGGCCGGGGCATTCGGTACTTCCCGGGCCACTGGACTGATGAGC
This window contains:
- a CDS encoding DUF2231 domain-containing protein, whose protein sequence is MLVHPLVVHFPIAFWLASTLFDVLGWRRREATLFRDMAFWMVGLGLLGAAASILFGWTDLLDQMRQGVGTGLLLRHRVHSWLAYISTAIFLGIFIWRWRTSNRLNPGLVLLSLLGAGLIMITGYLGGDMRSVM
- a CDS encoding FAD-linked oxidase C-terminal domain-containing protein, translating into MDLAHELRRVVRGEVRFDPVSRALYSTDASIYEIEPIGVVIPRDADDVQATLDVTRRAQVPVLPRGGGTSLAGQTVGHAVVLDFSKYMNRVLEINADAGWARVQPGVVRSELTAALASSKLIFGPETSTANRATIGGMIGNNSSGSRSIVYGKTVDSVVSIQALLAGGEPVTFGPLLPDEVAARARLEGPEGVLYRRIPEIIERNRDEVARRFPKVQRRVGGYNLDEFPPGGSMNLAKVIVGSEGTLATVTETTVRIVPGHPASVVAVLHFDDLIQALEITPEVLETQPTAVEVIDKIVLDMAREMRGYAQKMTFIEGDPEVLIAVEYGGESQKALIPRLDALEARMRRRGFRGAFVRAIDPAAQANLWQIREAGVGLLLGMKTARKPVAFVEDTAVAPEHVAEYVRRFREIVERHGTRASFYGHASVGLLHARPILNLKDARDLDTMRQMADEISDLVQEFGGAMSGEHGDGLSRSHFNEKLFGPQLYQAFREVKAAFDPEWRMNPGKIVDASPMVESLRFSPAYHAASIPTVQDFARDGGFTNAVELCSGVGACRKVRIGTMCPSYMVTMEEEHSTRGRANALRAALSGQLPLEALTGRELYEVMDLCIGCKACKAECPSNVDMAKLKHEFLTHYYGAHGVPLRARMFGQAAMLGRLGSATAPVSNWMLGSAPVRWALHRLAGIDSRRRLPAFTRQRFSRWFNSRSRRGGAPRGAARSLPGGGRVALLVDTFTEFYYPSIGQAAVRLLEAAGCRVELASSECCGRPMISNGLLREAQALAQRNTRRFEPVADAGVPIVGLEPSCTVTLKDEYPDLVPGRAAETVARATWMIEEFLVHLSAHGIRLPFARRDRTVLLHGHCHQKAMVGTQPSLSALGWLPGATVREVDSGCCGMAGSFGYEAEHYEVSLAMGERALFKAVRDLPPDALVIAAGASCRQQIQHGTGRRALHLVEALADALDAPLG
- a CDS encoding glycosyltransferase family 2 protein — its product is MSASFSSRPEPLGSGRLNTRASSLPGEATASQTALNGWLAGFLIVVITAVLIGPLLAGDLRPLQAGLFLLGLYILKVTAAAMWSTRIRRRRPAALGPLPFVSVLIPARNEERVIATTVAEVAAQDYRGPDGHPRFEILAIDDASADETGAILASLATRHDHLRVLTRSPIEGGGKAAALNAALPHCRGDVIVVFDADILIAPDFLKTLVAALDPSVAGVQARVRIYNRNAHQLAACQDDEFAAFHKVMQLGRDALDGAVGLGGQGQAVWASALRQVGGWHIGASTEDLDLTVRLVLGGFRVTFCPEAVVWQEGVTNFTAFLRQRRRWAAGNLRVCFAYLWPLLRARVALRRRLDYAMYLVSLLTPFWILVSYLVVNLRHVVNPERPLALAPIYIATSAVAYFPMLVLGLWGEVTRSPLDLVWRVARLWGYSFLWIPIGLAALWQTLVVRTPVWDKTFHVGLPSESLPRERILVGQGAVDGDG